In one Lolium rigidum isolate FL_2022 chromosome 3, APGP_CSIRO_Lrig_0.1, whole genome shotgun sequence genomic region, the following are encoded:
- the LOC124698387 gene encoding uncharacterized protein LOC124698387, translating into MSLQAEGVFDLYVFSSKTKSWTVRRPSLTEDAAVDSEGYISAKATPLGGGSVAFVDFSKGILICDVLDGRESPELHYIPLPSEELFQPLPDAYPYMPHDLTFHISSETIRIKFAYVVCPLSVDWSIETFSTTTVTKSPWGQVNPWEKDSTVDASELSVHGSIELSGLLDHGDGKQTLGSLFVEKPALSLHQDNIVCLMAKQNIMDRQLWMIAVDIENKELQGVIHLGVGRRTALIYSTISDHLNNVAATASTGEKGDLKRLGASLESKTPKKLIRVASLVGEQEKGVTGTDDGDDMDLELE; encoded by the exons ATGTCCTTGCAGGCCGAAGGAGTGTTTGACCTCTACGTATTCAGCTCCAAGACGAAAAGTTGGACCGTCAGGAGGCCCTCGTTAACTGAGGATGCTGCCGTTGACTCTGAGGGCTACATATCGGCCAAGGCGACCCCCCTTGGCGGTGGTTCCGTTGCGTTCGTCGACTTTTCTAAGGGCATCCTCATCTGCGACGTTCTTGACGGCCGGGAAAGCCCGGAACTCCACTATATCCCTCTGCCATCAGAAGAACTCTTCCAACCATTGCCGGATGCCTACCCGTACATGCCTCATGATTTGACTTTTCACATTTCCAGCGAGACTATTCGCATCAAGTTTGCTTACGTGGTGTGTCCCTTATCTGTGGATTGGAGCATTGAGACGTTCAGTACTACCACAGTGACCAAGAGTCCTTGGGGCCAGGTCAATCCTTGGGAAAAAGACTCCACGGTCGATGCTAGCGAACTGTCAGTTCATGGCAGCATCGAGCTTTCAGGACTGCTGGACCATGGTGACGGCAAGCAGACTCTTGGCTCTCTCTTTGTTGAGAAGCCCGCGTTGAGCTTACACCAAGACAACATTGTCTGCTTAATGGCTAAGCAAAATATCATGGATAGACAATTGTGGATGATTGCTGTCGACATTGAGAACAAGGAGCTGCAAGGAGTCATCCATCTTGGCGTCGGAAGACGCACGGCACTAATCTACAGCACCATCTCTGATCACCTCAACAACGTTGCTGCGACTGCATCTACTG GTGAGAAGGGAGACCTGAAAAGGCTAGGAGCGTCGCTGGAGTCAAAAACTCCCAAGAAACTGATCAGGGTTGCATCCTTGGTTGGTGAACAAGAGAAAGGGGTCACGGGaactgatgatggtgatgatatgGACTTGGaactcgagtaa